The Nomascus leucogenys isolate Asia chromosome 4, Asia_NLE_v1, whole genome shotgun sequence genome includes the window TTCCGGGGTGCCAAGTCCTGGGTCCAGTCCATCTGCCCCACTCCACATCCCCGTGGCCCCTGAGAACCTCCAGACTCTGGGTCACAGGTCACCTCCAAATCCCTCAGGCCCAGATTGTTACCCCAGTCCATCTGGCCCCCCCCAAGCTCTTTGTGCTCTCCAGGACTGCAGACTGCCCCTGGGGCCATGTTTCTCAGCCCGAGGTCAGGTGTCCAGTCTGCCTGCCCAACTCCACGCTCCCTTGATTTAAGGAACTCTCCGGCCTCCACACCTGACCAGTCAGTCTGCCCCACGCCACTCTCTCTGGCCTGACTGTGGCCTCCTCCTTCCCCGACCTCAGCCAAATCTTTGCTCTTCACATTAACATCAGAAGTCCAGTCCTTCTCCCCAACTCCGATTCCCCCGGGCTCTTCAGACCCTCCACTTTCCAAACAGCCGGCCAGGTTCATGTCTCTCAAGCTCAGGCCACCTGACCAGCCCATCTGTCCCATGGCATTCTCCCTGGCCTCGCTTGAGCCCCCGGAACTCACACAGCTGGACACTTCCAAGTTCCTGAGACCCAGCTGGTCAGTCCAGTCCACCGAGCCAGCTGTGGTCTTCCCAGGAGGCACAAAGTGACCACCTCCCATCTTGCTAGAAGGGCTAAAGCCAGCACCACTCACTCTGTCGTTGCCAATGATGCCAAACTGATAGCTCCTCTCACTGGCCTCGATGCAGAAGTCCCGGCTCCAGTCCTGCTGCCCTGGGCTAAATGCTGCCTCTCGCCGGGGGCCAACACTGAGGCTAAACTCACCGACCCAGCCTCGCTTTCCCATCTCCCCATCTTCCAGGTCAGCACTGCCAGGGCCCCGAGCCCCTGCCTGCTGTCTCTCCTGATGCCCTCCCACCTCCTGGCTAGCATCACTGTTTTGCCAGCTGCTCTGGTCTCTCTGCCCGAGTGCCCCATCCGGCACGTGGGCAGTGCTAGGACTGAACAAGCCCCCTGATTCTCTCTCTCCTGGCCGGCCAGCATCCCTGCTGCCCTCTCCAAGGCTGTCTTCCACACTTGGAATCTTCTTCTCAAATTCCTCATCCTGTTGCTGGGCTTCCTCGGGGCTGAACCCAGAGCTCAGGGGTCTCGTTCCAAAGCCTCTGTCCTGGGCATCAAGGGTCCTGGAGCTGCCACCGCTGCTGTAGTCCCTCATCCAAGTGCTCTTCCCAAACTCCTGTTCCTGTGGCTCTGCACCCCGGCTGCCATAGGTGCTGAGTGACACATCTCTCTTCTGAAATTCCCAGTCCTGTTCATCGGCATCCTGGCTGCTGTACCTGCCATGGTGGTCCCTCTTCCCCAAATCTTGGCCCTGCTCGTTGGCATCTTGGCTGGCATAAGCACCCAGAGAATCTCTCTTCCTGAATTCCCAGTCCCCGAGGCTTACATCTCGACTACTGTAAGTACCCAGTGAATCTCTCTTCCCGAATTCCTGGTCCTGGAGTTCCGCATCCCGGCTGGAGTAAGTGCCCTGGGAATCCCTCTTTCTGAACTCCCAGTCCTGaacatctgcctcctggctcCGCTGGGTGCCAAGCTGGGCTGGCTTTCCAACTACCCGGTCCTGGGCTGTGAGCGCCCCTGGGGCAGACACTCCACTCTGGTCTTGGCTGCTGctggcctccatctcctcctgGCCGATGCCACACCTGCTGGCCCACTCCCTGGTGCTCCCTTCCCCTGCTCCTTGCCCATACTTGCTGGTCCAGTCCCTCTCTCCGAGACCTGGGTCTCCTCTATGACTTGCACCCCCAAGGCCATAGTCCTGAGAAGCACCTTGACACCAGCTGGAAGGACTGAAACTGCTGGGCTGTGGGTCTCCTGTGATCCCAAATTCACTCTGCAGATCTTTCTGGGACCAGCCAAGGAGTCCCtgggaataagaaaaaaagtagacaaagaaaCAACGATTAGATTCAATTGGGGTGGGAGTCAATCCAGCAGAGTCAGCGCTGCCTAGTGCCTGAAAGCCCCACTTTGGCAACagaaagctgtgtgaccttgagcaaatcactcAACCACTCTGGGCCTCGGCATCCTCATCCTTAAACGAGGATAATTCCTATTGCATGGGGCTCGtgtgagaggattaaatgagatcatttagACCAAGCActcagcatggtgcctggcatgcagtgggCACTCAATCGATGGTCCCATGGTCATGTTTACAAGTCTTGGGCAATACTTGGCTAACAGCCAGGAGAGGAGTGGTCTTCACACAGGAATGGCATGCAGTGCACTTTCCTTTTGATTAGGAGAGGTCAAGATTCAAAGCCTCTCTGCGACTTCCCTTGCAAGGCAAGGTTCCAACACCAATGACAGCTTTTCCAGCCCGTCCTCCCCCATGCCCCATCTGACCCCCATCCTCCTATAAGTACCCAGGCCCTTCTTCCCCAACCAAAGTGCCGTCTGCTTAATCTTCCCCAGGAAGACCTCTCAGCCCTCACCCTGGCCCAGGAAAGACAGGAAGGGCAGCCTCTGGCACAGGGGAAAATCCCAGCCAGGGCTTCttgcaccccaccccccacctcacgCTCCCTGACTCACCCTTGTGGGCGGGAGAGCCCTGGGCTCAGGGCTTCGGAGCCGGCCAGCCTCATCCCTCAGCGCAGCGTTGGCCAGCAGCCGCTCCAGGATAGACATGCTGGCCTCCCCATCCCCGGGCTGGGCCATGGCCCCCCGCCCCCAACCTGCCTTGGGGCTGCTGGGTGCGGCCAGCCAGGCGCAGGGATAGGGCTGGGCTGCTCCCCGCGCTGGGACCTGTCCGACGGCTCTGGCGCTGGCTCTCCCTCACCCTGGCCCTGCTCCCTCCGGAGCAGCTGCAGCTTGGGCAGCCCCGCCCAGGAGCCAGTTGAGTCACCCACATCCCGGGACAGACACACCTACTGCAGGAGTCAGCTTAAccccttcctgctcctccttctccccGCCCCCCAGCCCCTAGAGGCCCCCAGGCTCCTCCTTTCCTGCAGCCCCGCCCCTTACAGCCCAGGCctggcttgagaaataaatttcacaagcCACCTGGCCCCCAGCCCTTAAATTCAGAGGCAGCCTGGCAGGAGAAAGGGCACTGGGCCGGGAAACGGCGCTGGCCCGGGCCCAGCCACCAACTTGCTGGGTAACTGCACAAGGCTCGCCTCCTCTGAGGCCTAGCTGCCTGTCTACAAAGCAGGTCTGGAGCTCAACGTTAATAACGTTTGTAAAAGCCAACACTTCTTAAGCACTTAGGATGAGCCAGGCGCTATTCTTGGCACTTTAGACATTACAGATCATTGAACCCTTGCCAACACCCTCGGAGGTAGAGCTCATCttgttatccacattttacagatgtggaaactgacgCAGAGGGCAGAAAAGTCGCTCTTTTAAGGTCACACCTGGGCaaaggaaagcagagccaggagatgAACCCAGGAGCCCACGCTCTAAATGGCTACACTATTTTGCCTTGAACGATATTCCCATAATGAGACTGAATACCCAGCACCTGCCACACACTGTGCCTAGAGCTTTCCGCCTCGCATTTACCCACAATATAACTCTAAGAGGCCAATGCTACTATCAGGAAAGCACTCTGAAGCTCAGCAGTTAAGGTACATTCTTCCCAACACCGATCAGCTAGCGAATGCTGGAGCCGGGATAGAGTCTCACACGAAACCCCACACACCGTCCTGTGTGGCTCTGCAGAGCTACAATCTGCAGGTCCACAGCTGCCTTGCTCGCTACGTAAAATCCATGTTCTCGACACGTAAAATCCATGTTCAAGCTCTCGACAAGTAAAATCCACGATCAAAGAATGAAGCCCACCCAAGCCCTGGCCTCTGTCCCCAGAAGTCCCACGCTCCCTATGCCCATTCTCACCTCAGAGCAGGTACTTGGGGACTGTGCGTCCTTCAGCTCAGATCCAGCTCCCCGCCTTGCACCGCCACCACTGGCTGGTGGTGAAGCCAGGAGGTCGTCCAGCCAGCGGGAGCTGCTTTCAGGGCCCGGAGGCTCGGGGGACGCCCTACACAAGTCTTGAGCCTCTGTCCTGGGTTGGGTGGTCTCAGCCCGGGCTAGGGTCACGGCCTCCTCCTCAACAGGCAGTGCCTGCCCAGGCTCAGGGGCATCAGCAAAGAGAACACAGGGCTGGTCAGGGGGTGCTGGCTGCTCCTGCCCCAGGACCGGCTCTAGGATGGGCAAGGCTGCCCCCCTGGTAGCCAGGGGGAGAGGGGACTCCTGTCCAGCCAAGGGCTCCTGCGACTCGTATCTCTCCTCTGCCTGCTGCAAAGGTAATCCAGGTGTGCCCTCAGTTGTAGGCAGGGGCTCAAGGGGAACAGCTGGGAACTGAGGTTGACTCTCCCCAACGCCCTTCTGGGTGAGGGACATGCTTGGATCATCCCCCTGCACCCAGGAACTTCCTGACCCACTTGGAGCTGACCCGGCCCCTTGCCCCTGCTGAGACACTCCTTCTTCCCTGCTGGAAACAGCCAAGTTGCCAGCCTCAGCAGCTTCGGCGGCCTCACTGGCTTCAGTGATGGGGGAGGGAGGCGGGGAGTCCAGCCGCCACACGCCCAGACCCGAGGGCCGCGTGGGGAAGGTCCATTCGAAGGACTGTGATAAGCTCCAGTTGGACTCTGCCCCAAAGGGACGATCC containing:
- the TNKS1BP1 gene encoding 182 kDa tankyrase-1-binding protein isoform X1 — its product is MKVSTLRESSAMASPLPREMEEELVPAGSEPGDTRAKPPVKPKPRALPAKPALPAKPSLLVPVGPRPPRGPLAELPSARKMNMLAGPQPYGGSKRPLPFAPRPAVEASTGGEATQETGKEEAGKEEPPPLTPPARCAAPGGVRKAPAPFRPASERFAATTVEEILAKMEQPRKEVPASPDRLWGSRLTFNHDGSSRYGPRTYGTTTAPRDEDGSTLSREWSQEGPVKSPAECQEEHSKTPEERSLPSDLAFNGDLAKTASSELPADISKPWIPSSPAPSSENGGPASPGLPAEASGSGPGSPHLHSPDNSSPCHSQLLEAQSPEASQASPCPPVTPSAPSAALPDESSCHTPSPGLPAEGAPEAPRPSSPPPEVLEPHSLDQPPATSPRPLIEVGELLDLTRTFPSGGEEEAKGDAHLRPTSLVQRRFSEGVLQSPGQDQEKLGGSLAALPQGQGSQLALDRPFGAESNWSLSQSFEWTFPTRPSGLGVWRLDSPPPSPITEASEAAEAAEAGNLAVSSREEGVSQQGQGAGSAPSGSGSSWVQGDDPSMSLTQKGVGESQPQFPAVPLEPLPTTEGTPGLPLQQAEERYESQEPLAGQESPLPLATRGAALPILEPVLGQEQPAPPDQPCVLFADAPEPGQALPVEEEAVTLARAETTQPRTEAQDLCRASPEPPGPESSSRWLDDLLASPPASGGGARRGAGSELKDAQSPSTCSEGLLGWSQKDLQSEFGITGDPQPSSFSPSSWCQGASQDYGLGGASHRGDPGLGERDWTSKYGQGAGEGSTREWASRCGIGQEEMEASSSQDQSGVSAPGALTAQDRVVGKPAQLGTQRSQEADVQDWEFRKRDSQGTYSSRDAELQDQEFGKRDSLGTYSSRDVSLGDWEFRKRDSLGAYASQDANEQGQDLGKRDHHGRYSSQDADEQDWEFQKRDVSLSTYGSRGAEPQEQEFGKSTWMRDYSSGGSSRTLDAQDRGFGTRPLSSGFSPEEAQQQDEEFEKKIPSVEDSLGEGSRDAGRPGERESGGLFSPSTAHVPDGALGQRDQSSWQNSDASQEVGGHQERQQAGARGPGSADLEDGEMGKRGWVGEFSLSVGPRREAAFSPGQQDWSRDFCIEASERSYQFGIIGNDRVSGAGFSPSSKMGGGHFVPPGKTTAGSVDWTDQLGLRNLEVSSCVSSGGSSEARENAMGQMGWSGGLSLRDMNLAGCLESGGSEEPGGIGVGEKDWTSDVNVKSKDLAEVGEGGGHSQARESGVGQTDWSGVEAGEFLKSRERGVGQADWTPDLGLRNMAPGAVCSPGEHKELGGGQMDWGNNLGLRDLEVTCDPESGGSQGPRGCGVGQMDWTQDLAPRNVELFGAPSEAREHGVGGVSQCAEPGLRHNGSLSPGLEARDPLEARELGVGETSGPETQGEDDSSSSLEPHPADPGMETGEALSFGASPGRCPARPPPSGSQGLLEEMLAASSSKTVARRESAASGLGGLLEEGAGAGAAQEEVLEPRRDSPPSWRPQPDGEASQTEDVDGTWGSSAARWSDQGPAQTSRRPSQGPPARSPSQDFSFIEDTEILDSAMYRSRANLGRKRGHRAPAIRPGGTLGLSEAADSDARLFQDSTEPRASRVPSSDEEVVEEPQSRRTRMSLGTKGLKVNLFPGLSPSALKAKLRPRNRSAEEGEPAESKSSQKESAVQRSKSCKVPGLGKPLTLPPKPEKSSGSEGSSPNWLQALKLKKKKV
- the TNKS1BP1 gene encoding 182 kDa tankyrase-1-binding protein isoform X2, with the protein product MKVSTLRESSAMASPLPREMEEELVPAGSEPGDTRAKPPVKPKPRALPAKPALPAKPSLLVPVGPRPPRGPLAELPSARKMNMLAGPQPYGGSKRPLPFAPRPAVEASTGGEATQETGKEEAGKEEPPPLTPPARCAAPGGVRKAPAPFRPASERFAATTVEEILAKMEQPRKEVPASPDRLWGSRLTFNHDGSSRSLPSDLAFNGDLAKTASSELPADISKPWIPSSPAPSSENGGPASPGLPAEASGSGPGSPHLHSPDNSSPCHSQLLEAQSPEASQASPCPPVTPSAPSAALPDESSCHTPSPGLPAEGAPEAPRPSSPPPEVLEPHSLDQPPATSPRPLIEVGELLDLTRTFPSGGEEEAKGDAHLRPTSLVQRRFSEGVLQSPGQDQEKLGGSLAALPQGQGSQLALDRPFGAESNWSLSQSFEWTFPTRPSGLGVWRLDSPPPSPITEASEAAEAAEAGNLAVSSREEGVSQQGQGAGSAPSGSGSSWVQGDDPSMSLTQKGVGESQPQFPAVPLEPLPTTEGTPGLPLQQAEERYESQEPLAGQESPLPLATRGAALPILEPVLGQEQPAPPDQPCVLFADAPEPGQALPVEEEAVTLARAETTQPRTEAQDLCRASPEPPGPESSSRWLDDLLASPPASGGGARRGAGSELKDAQSPSTCSEGLLGWSQKDLQSEFGITGDPQPSSFSPSSWCQGASQDYGLGGASHRGDPGLGERDWTSKYGQGAGEGSTREWASRCGIGQEEMEASSSQDQSGVSAPGALTAQDRVVGKPAQLGTQRSQEADVQDWEFRKRDSQGTYSSRDAELQDQEFGKRDSLGTYSSRDVSLGDWEFRKRDSLGAYASQDANEQGQDLGKRDHHGRYSSQDADEQDWEFQKRDVSLSTYGSRGAEPQEQEFGKSTWMRDYSSGGSSRTLDAQDRGFGTRPLSSGFSPEEAQQQDEEFEKKIPSVEDSLGEGSRDAGRPGERESGGLFSPSTAHVPDGALGQRDQSSWQNSDASQEVGGHQERQQAGARGPGSADLEDGEMGKRGWVGEFSLSVGPRREAAFSPGQQDWSRDFCIEASERSYQFGIIGNDRVSGAGFSPSSKMGGGHFVPPGKTTAGSVDWTDQLGLRNLEVSSCVSSGGSSEARENAMGQMGWSGGLSLRDMNLAGCLESGGSEEPGGIGVGEKDWTSDVNVKSKDLAEVGEGGGHSQARESGVGQTDWSGVEAGEFLKSRERGVGQADWTPDLGLRNMAPGAVCSPGEHKELGGGQMDWGNNLGLRDLEVTCDPESGGSQGPRGCGVGQMDWTQDLAPRNVELFGAPSEAREHGVGGVSQCAEPGLRHNGSLSPGLEARDPLEARELGVGETSGPETQGEDDSSSSLEPHPADPGMETGEALSFGASPGRCPARPPPSGSQGLLEEMLAASSSKTVARRESAASGLGGLLEEGAGAGAAQEEVLEPRRDSPPSWRPQPDGEASQTEDVDGTWGSSAARWSDQGPAQTSRRPSQGPPARSPSQDFSFIEDTEILDSAMYRSRANLGRKRGHRAPAIRPGGTLGLSEAADSDARLFQDSTEPRASRVPSSDEEVVEEPQSRRTRMSLGTKGLKVNLFPGLSPSALKAKLRPRNRSAEEGEPAESKSSQKESAVQRSKSCKVPGLGKPLTLPPKPEKSSGSEGSSPNWLQALKLKKKKV